Proteins found in one Carcharodon carcharias isolate sCarCar2 chromosome 8, sCarCar2.pri, whole genome shotgun sequence genomic segment:
- the LOC121281217 gene encoding alpha-1B adrenergic receptor-like: MILNMNFVHSAGGVGDNRSSPDPPFSDVNLTTNSSNGTFRNSTSASLSSAKGAILGLVLVLFILFALVGNILVILSVAFNRHLQTTTNYFIINLAIADLLLSTTVLPFSATLEIIGYWIFGRIFCDIWAAVDVLCCTASIMSLCAISIDRYIGVRYSLRYPSIVTEKKAVFVVVGVWLLSIVISIGPLLGWKQPAPPDEKECQITEDPGYALFSSLGSFYIPLTVILVMYVRVYIVAKRTTKNLEAGVMKETSDSRELTLRIHCRNIQDESIVSRSKGHHIRSSLSVRLLKFSREKKAAKTLGIVMGMFILCWLPFFIALPLGSFFPSLRPTETVFKVVFWLGYSNSCVNPIIYSCSSKEFKRAFIRILKCQCHRRRRPVWRVYNYNWKMNSLDQQRKDSVDGGSVIFNGNDRRLSSSPNPCFTDKNRTQSMEMCSLQGWRLFPSFRRSPFPSNGPKEKCEFPRKIINGGYGVCASSTIFTKRTTTFGHQEILEGFQQNVHSKTAPNVPETNI; this comes from the exons ATGATCCTCAACATGAATTTCGTGCACTCTGCCGGAGGAGTTGGCGACAACCGATCATCCCCAGATCCCCCCTTCTCCGATGTGAACTTGACGACCAATAGCTCAAACGGGACCTTCCGAAATAGCACCTCGGCGTCCCTGAGCTCAGCTAAAGGAGCAATCCTCGGGCTGGTCCTGGTTCTCTTCATTTTATTCGCGCTGGTCGGTAACATTTTAGTCATCCTCTCCGTAGCTTTCAACCGACACTTACAAACAACCACAAACTACTTTATCATAAACCTGGCGATCGCAGACTTGCTCCTAAGTACAACGGTGCTGCCCTTTTCAGCCACACTTGAGATTATTGGCTATTGGATTTTCGGGCGGATTTTTTGCGATATTTGGGCAGCTGTTGATGTGCTCTGTTGTACTGCCTCCATCATGAGCCTGTGTGCCATTTCAATAGACCGTTATATAGGGGTTCGCTACTCCCTGCGCTACCCCTCCATTGTAACAGAGAAAAAGGCAGTATTCGTTGTGGTAGGGGTATGGCTCTTGTCCATAGTCATCTCTATCGGCCCTCTCTTGGGCTGGAAACAGCCAGCGCCGCCGGATGAGAAGGAGTGCCAAATCACGGAAGATCCCGGCTATGCTCTTTTCTCTTCGCTGGGGTCCTTTTACATCCCCTTAACTGTCATCCTGGTGATGTACGTCAGGGTCTACATTGTGGCCAAAAGGACTACCAAGAACCTGGAGGCTGGGGTGATGAAGGAGACATCGGACTCCAGGGAGCTGACTTTGCGCATCCATTGTAGGAACATTCAGGACGAGTCCATCGTCTCCAGGTCCAAGGGGCATCACATAAGAAGTTCACTCTCTGTCCGTCTTCTCAAATTCTCCAGAGAAAAGAAGGCAGCGAAGACACTTGGCATCGTCATGGGCATGTTCATTCTTTGCTGGCTGCCATTCTTCATCGCTCTCCCCCTTG GTTCATTCTTTCCCTCCTTGAGACCAACTGAAACTGTCTTCAAAGTAGTATTTTGGCTGGGTTACTCTAACAGTTGTGTAAACCCAATTATTTACTCTTGCTCTAGTAAAGAATTCAAACGAGCTTTTATCCGCATCCTGAAATGCCAGTGTCATCGCAGAAGACGACCAGTCTGGCGGGTTTACAATTACAACTGGAAGATGAATTCTCTTGATCAGCAGAGAAAAGATTCAGTGGACGGTGGCTCTGTTATTTTCAATGGCAATGACCGGAGGTTGTCATCAAGTCCCAATCCCTGTTTCACTGACAAGAACAGGACACAGAGCATGGAAATGTGCAGCCTTCAGGGCTGGAGGCTGTTCCCTTCCTTTCGCCGTTCTCCCTTTCCATCCAATGGACCAAAAGAAAAATGTGAGTTTCCCAGAAAGATCATCAATGGAGGGTACGGAGTCTGTGCTAGTTCAACTATCTTTACAAAGAGGACCACAACTTTTGGACATCAAGAAATATTGGAGGGATTTCAACAGAATGTTCACAGTAAAACAGCTCCTAATGTACCTGaaacaaatatttaa